CGTCACATTCCGAGTGACATAAATCGTCAGTTTCGGGCGAATCTGACGCCTAAGACGTTTCGTACATTGCGTAGGGCGCGCCAATCATGGCGAGTCGAGGATTGGCACGCTTTTGGCTATGGCTCTGGCAGGACACTGATGTCCTGCCGAAGTTCCTTCAAGGCCAGCGAACCCATGAACAACGACCAGAAAAAAGTAGTACACCTGCATCAGCGCGACCCTCAGAGCGCGCTGGAAAGGCTGAATAGAATCACTGGTCTGCAGTTCAGCAGTTGGCCGGAATCCCTGCTGCCGATGGTGCACGAGGAGGCTAAACCTGTTGCCGTGGATGTCGAGTCCGAGCCGGCAGCCCAGGTGCGTCAGCTGGGCTGATCAGAGGCTGGTCGCGACCGGGCGCGCGGCGCTTTCCTGCGGCTCGACTGCTTGCACGAACAACTCTTCGACGACCAGGCGCGACAGGTTGATCGCCGTTCTCAGCTTTACCTGCATATCTTCGATGCGCTGGTTGAACGGTAAGCGAGCGATGCCTGACAGCAGAATGCGACTCTGTGCATTCACTGTTCCGTGATCCACCGGCACTTCCCGAGTTTTCTCCCCGTCCCGATAGGTGATCAGCAGGCTCACCGGCAGGTCCGCCACGCCGGGCATATGCAGCCACGCAGCAACGTTGTAGTCGGCCAGTCGTCCTCCATTGGATGCGTTCGCGGGGCGAGCGCTGGTGACGATATGGTTGGGAACCTTGCTGACGAGCTGGTCGGTCGGCTGCATCTGGCGATCCTGTCGATGAAGGGAGGCGTGCGTAGCGCCTTCCGCATTCTGTGGTGCTGCCTGGAGGCGGCTATGTGGATTTTTCGGATTGTCCGAGCGAACTGTCCGAATTATAAGTAGGCACTTCCAAGCAAACCGGGCCTATTGCCGATCTTGGCTGTGACCTGTCTCCCAAATCAGCTTTCAGGCGAGGCGCAGAGGGTGTCGGGATACTTGCGGCGTGCTCAGGTTCGCGCTCGGTAGCGGCAGGATTGTCTGGTTGTCGAAGCTGGCCAATTGCAGCCAGAGGTTTTCGCCTTCCACGAAGTGCCCTTGTTGCAGCCAGAGCCCGTGGTACCAGCCATTGCCCGGCTCCGGGGTGCTTTGCAGTACACCGGGATGACGCTGGGCGTCGGGCGCTCTGCGCAGCCAGACCGGACGGGGAAGCCCTTTCAGGTACCGCAGGCCCAGGTGCAACCCATCGCTGTTGAGGTGCCGCCAGCGAACGATGGCCAGTGTGGGGGTGCCGTTGTCGTTCAGGATCAGCAGGAGCTGGCCGACCGGAAACTGGCCAGCCCGATTGCCAGGGCAATTGATGCGTGCGCCACCGGGGCTGGTGTCCAGCAGCGTGGCAGGGCAGCAGTTGAGTGTGTCGGCGGTCAGCAGATGCTGCTGGATAGTGGCGAGCCCCACGACCAATCGGCAACTGCCGCTCTGCTCGGATCGTTCGTGGCGACGTTCCTGATGCCCCAGCCAATGATGGCGAACGCGCTCCAGCAAGAGGCTCTGGTCGAGCTTGCGCAGCGGTGCCGGGTCGTGAAGGGCTATCAGTAGGGCGCCAAGCTCAAGCCTGCGCAGTTGCTCGGCCGGCGCATCGCCGGCCTGCTCATGGCTGATGCACGGTTGGTCCGATCCGAGATCGACTAGGTAGCTCTCCTGTTCTTCTTCATCCCAGGCTTGCAGGCGAGCCAGGGCGGCAAGGGACGCCAGGGCACTGAACAGTTGCGGGGCTTCGCCTTCGGTCAGGTGAAACGGGTTGCTCAATGCCAGTAGCAAGGTCTGTTGGTATAGGCCGCGCAGTGTACCGGCCGGAGTCGGGTCGAACGCGGCGGCTACCGGCTCGTCGAGGCAGTCCTGATGTTCGCCGATCCAGTACAGCAGGTGACTGTCGCGCCAGAGCGAGCCCGGTGGCTGCTGGTACTGCTGGTAGTGGCGAAGCAATGCCTGGGCGAGAAAATGCTGCGCCATGTACAGGCACCATGCCATGTGCGGACGCGATGGTTTGTGCCCGTGCAGTATTTGCAGCAGCAGGCGCTTGAAGCCCGCTGCGAGTTCGGTGCAGAAATGCACGAACAGCGCCGGCAGGAGCTTGTCCTGGCGAATCAGTTGCGAATAGTGGCGGTATTCTTCGGTCAGGCTTTGCAGGGCGCGTTGCCTTTCCAGTAAGGTCAGCGCGCACCGATTGAGGCGAAACAGTGTGCCCAGGGCCTTCTGTAGTCCTTCTTGCAGAGGCAGGCGGCGAGATTCGAGGAGTCCGGCCGCCAGATTGCTCATCGCGTCGGAATCCTCTTCGAGGATGTCCGGCACCTCCAGACGCAATGTGTTTAGCGTCATGACCACCCCGCATACACGAGGATTGAAGGCATGGGAGTGCGGCTCCGTATTTTGATTGGATTGTTCGCCGGCCTGATCCTGGCTGGCTGCTCGGCGGACTATGGCACCGATCAGCATGGACAGAAAGTACCTGCTGCAAGCATCGATGGCCAGTGGCTAGTCATTAATTATTGGGCGGACTGGTGTGCGCCCTGCAGGACGGAGATTCCCGAGCTGAATCGGCTGGCGAAGGAGGGGAAGGGCAAGGGGTATCGTGTGCTGGGCGTCAATTTCGATGGGCTGCGCGATGCCGATCTTGGCAAATCGGCGCAGACGATGGGCATCGATTTCACGGTGCTCGCTGACGATCCGGCGCAGCGCTATGAGTTGCCGCGCAGCGAGGCTCTGCCTGTAACCTACATCATCGATCCTGAGGGCAAGGTGCGAGAGCAGTTACTGGGTGAGCAGACGGCCGCCGGCCTTACGGCACGACTGTCTGCGCTGCGAGAGGAGAAGCGTTAGATGGCGAGAGTTTGTCTGCACGGCTACATCAGCGGCAAGGTTCAGGGCGTGTTCTACCGCCAGAGCACTCAGGAGCAGGCGGAACGGCTGGATATAGACGGCTGGGTACGCAATCTCGACGATGGACGGGTCGAGGTGCTGCTGGAGGGGGAGGAGGGCGCGGTGCGTGAACTTGAGAAGTGGCTGGCGCGCGGGCCGGTCAAGGCGAAGGTGAGCGCTGTTGAGCTGGAGCCGATGACGCCTCAGGGCGTCACCGGCTTCATCGTTCGTCGCTGAGTATGACCTGGCCTCAGTTGCTGGCGGCGCCCGGGTCGGCAGCCAGGCGCCCCGCATCGGTCATCAGGCTGTGAAGGAATTCCTTCTGCAGCTCCGGGTCGTTGCGGGTCAGCTCGATCAGGCTCTGTTCCAGCTCGCTGGCTTCCTCTTCCAGGCCTAGCTCGGAGAGGCGCTTCACGCGATGCACCCAGTGGTGCACGTCGTCACCTTCCAGGTCGTCATAGATCAGGCGATGGGCTTCCTGCAACTTGCCGCGCAGGGAGCGACTGACCATCAGGCTGGCGTCCGCACGAGCATCGTCCTGAGGGTCCTGGACGCTGAACTGCAGGCGACTGATGCGGCTGACTTCTTCATCGCTGAAGGGGCCTTCCAGCAGGTTCAGGCGCAGGATGCCGTGACGGTCGGTCAGCAGTTCCTGGGAGTTCTTGCCGGCAGTGACTGTAACCGGGCGTTCGGACCAGGGCAGGCTCGAGTATTCCATACGCTTGTCGAGCTGGCGCTCATCGATCTTCGCCAGGTTCTGTTCTGCGCGGCCGTTGGACTGTACGTTCATGAACGGGTTCATGCCGTCGATGCCGTAGCGGATCCAGCCGTGGGTGACGCTTTCCGGCAGGTTGCCGAGGGCAAAGACGTTGACCACGTTGGCGCCGATGCCGGCGACGAATGCAACGACGCCCAGCGGCATCTCGTAAGCCTTGCGCCAGCCCTGATATGGGGTGTAGCGGTCATACCGGCGAGTAACTTCGAACTCGGTGACTTCGAAGGTCTTTTGCTCCTGCACGCGGATGCGCCGCTGTGGCAGCTCCAGTACGCCGGGAGTGCCTACGTCGATCTGCAGGCTGTGGTCGAGCAGTTTGCGCTCGACTCGTTCTTCATGCTCGCTGCGTTGCGGCAGCTGGTTGGCGCAGCCGCTCAGCAGAAGGCTGCCGCACAAGGCGGCAGCCACGAGGCTGGAGGTACTTCGGGGGAACATCGTTCTGCTCAGTTGCGGATCTTGGCGGTAATGAACGCCTGCAGGTCGGCCAGCGATACGCTCTGCGACTCGGTGTCACGGCGGCCCTTGTATTCCAGGGCGCCTTCTTCCAGGCCGCGCTCGCTGACCACGATGCGGTGCGGGATGCCGATCAGTTCCATGTCGGCGAACTTCACGCCGGGGCTGGTCTTCTTGTCGCGGTCGTCCAGCAGCACTTCGAAGCCAGCGGCGGTGAGGTCTGCATACAGCTTGTCGGCGGCGGCGCGAACGGCTTCGTTCTCGTACTTCATCGGCACGATGGCGATCTGGAAGGGTGCCAGGGCGGCTGGCCAGAGGATGCCGCGGTCGTCGTAGTTCTGCTCGATGGCCGCAGCGACTACACGGGATACGCCGATGCCATAGCAGCCCATGATCAGGGTAACCGGCTTGCCGCTCTCGCCCAGTACGGAGAGCTTCATGGCTTCGCTGTACTTGGTGCCGAGCTGGAAGATGTGGCCGACTTCGATGCCGCGACGGATCACCAGGGTGCCCTTGCCGTCCGGGCTTGGGTCGCCTTCCACGACGTTGCGCAGATCGGCGACTTCCGGTACCGGAAGGTCACGTTCCCAGTTCACGCCGAAGTAGTGTTTGTCATCGACGTTGGCGCCTGCGGCGAAGTCGCTCATCAGGGCGACGGAGCGGTCGATGATGCAGGGCAGCGGCAGGTTCAGCGGGCCGAGGGAGCCGGGAGCTGCGCCAATGGCGGCCTTGATGTCCGCTTCGCTGGCCATCTGCAGGGGACTGGCCACCAGCGGATGGTTGCCTGCCTTGATCTCGTTGAGTTCGTGGTCGCCACGAACGATCAGGGCGATCAGCTTGCCTTCCTCGGCGGCATGTACCACGAGGGTCTTGATGGTCTTCTCGATCGGTACGCCGAACTTTTCGACCAGTGCGGCGATGGTCTTGGTATCGGGGGTATCGACCAGGCGCAGTTCTTCGCTGGCCGCGCCGCGAGCGGTTTCGCGGGGCAGTGCTTCGGCCTTCTCGATGTTGGCTGCGTAGTCGGTCGACTCGCCGAAGACGATGTCGTCCTCTCCGGAGCCGGCCAACACGTGGAACTCATGGGAGCCGCTGCCACCGATGGAGCCGTTGTCGGCCTGTACTGCACGGAAATCCAGCCCCAGGCGGGTGAAGATCTTGCTGTACGCGTCGTACATGACGTCGTAAGTCGCCTGCAGCGACTCCTGACTGGTGTGGAAGGAGTAGGCATCCTTCATGATGAACTCGCGTCCACGCATCAGGCCGAAGCGCGGACGGATCTCGTCACGGAACTTGGTCTGGATCTGGTACATGTTGATCGGCAACTGCTTGTAGCTGTTCAACTCGTTGCGTGCCAGGTCGGTAATGACTTCTTCGTGGGTCGGGCCGACACAGAAGTCGCGGTCATGGCGATCCTTCAGGCGCAGCAGTTCGGGGCCGTACTGCTGCCAGCGCCCGGATTCCTGCCAGAGTTCGGCGGGCTGGATGGCAGGCATCAGCACTTCCAGGGCACCGGCGGCGTTCATTTCTTCGCGGACGATGTTCTCCACCTTGCGCAGTACCCGCAGACCCAGTGGCAGCCAGGTGTACAGACCGGACGCCAGCTTGCGGATCATGCCGGCGCGCAGCATCAGCTGGTGGCTGATGACGACCGCATCGGAAGGGGTTTCTTTCAGTGTGGAAAGCAGGTACTGACTGGTACGCATCTTTGGCCGTTTTGTCGGTTGCGAAGGGGATATAGGCTGGGCATTGTACGGTGCAGGTCTGGCTGCGTACAGGGCGCGGCGGGTAGAGACGGAGGAGCAAGGTGAGTCGACTGAATGCGGCGCAAGTGCAGGCGTTCATCCGGGCGGGATTGCCTATGGCGGATGACATGGACTTCCGTATCGAAGCGTTGGAGGGGCGTAGTGCGTTTGCGCGCATTCCGTTCCACGGGCGACTGGTTCGTCCAGGTGGAACGGTGTCCGGGCCGACCATCATGGCACTGGCGGACGCGGCCATGTATGCGGTGATCCTGGCACAGTTGGAGAATGTCGAGATGGCCGTTACTTCCAATCTCAATATTAACTTTCTCAGCAAGCCCAAGCCGGAGGACCTTCTGGCAGAGGCAAAAATATTAAAACTGGGGCGTCGTCAAGTGGTATGCGAGGTGTCTGTCTATTCCGTGAGCAATCCTCAGGAATTGGTCGCTCATGTAACGGGTACTTATGTATTGCCGATGTAACAGATACGTTCGAAGTTGTAGGTAAGTGGTAATAAAAAAGCCCGGCAGAAGCCGGGCTTTTTAGTTACCTGCAGTTCGCTCTGTATTACAGAACGGACAGCGGGTAGTCGACGATCAGACGGAATTCGTCCACGTCGCCTTCGCCCTGGTCGGAGTTGCCGCGGTGCCAGGCTTGACGGATGCGGAAGGACAGGTCCTTCGCAGCGCCTTCCTGAATCACGTACTTGGCTTCCAGGTTGGTCTCGTGGTGCTTGCCGTCCTTGCCGTAAAGCGAGGAGACGGTGCCGTCGTCGTTGTGCACGACATAGGCGCTGGTGGACAGGTCAACGTTGGTGCCGTCGATGTCCTTACCGTTGATGTAGCGGCCCATGAAGGTCAGGCCGGGTACGCCGTACTCGGCCATGTTCAGGTCGTAGCGAGCCTGCCAGGATTTTTCGCCCGGGCCGTTGAAGTCGGAGTACTGAACGGAGTTGGCGAGGAAGATCGAATCGCCGCCCTTGTTGTTGTCGCCGATACCGATGTAGTCGAACGGGGTATCGCCATTCACTTTCTGGAAGGCCAGGGTGAAGGTGTGCGCGCTGATGGTGTACGCGGCAGCCAGCGAGAAGGTGTTGTTGTTGATGTCGCCAGCTTTCGACTTGCCTTCGTCCTGGGTGTTGTAGTAGTTGAAGTCGAAGCCCAGGGACTGGTTGTCGGCGATTGGCAGGGTGTAGTTCAGGTTGACGTAGTACTGGTTCCAGATGTCTTCCAGCTTGGCACCGTACAGGGATGCGCTGAAGCTATCGTTGAACGCGTACTTGCCGCCGATGAAATCGGCGGTCTTGGCGGATTCGCCAGCGTAGTTCGCCCAGATTTCACCGTCGTGGCTGGTGTCGTTCTGGCTGGTGCCGGAGTAGTAGTGACCGCCTTCCAGATCCAGGCCGTCGATCTCGCTGCTCATGATGGCCAGGCCGCTAGCGGTCTGGGGTAGCAGGCGGGTGCCGCCAACGGCGAAGACCGGGGCGGTCGGCTGCATGTCACCGGCTTTCAGCTCGGTCTTGGATACGCGGACCTTGACGGCGGCGCCGGCTTTGCCGAAGGAGTCTTGCGGAGTGCCGTCGTCGCTGATTGCAAGGTTTTCTGTACCGGTACGGCCGCGGCCGGAGTCCAGTTTCAGGCCGAGGTAGCCGAAGGCGTCAACTCCGAAGCCTACGGTGCCCTGGGTGAAGCCGGAGCTGTAGTTGCCCCAGAAACCTTGGGTCCACTCTTCGCGGTAGCCGTTCTTGTAGCCGCTGGCTTTGGAAGAGTCGGCAACGTTGCCGCCGCCGTTGCGCTGATCGCGATTGAAGTAGTAGTTGCGAACCAGGAAGTTCAGGCTGCTGTCTTCGACAAAGCCTTTGGAATCAGCCTGATTACCTACGAAGGGTTCGGCCATTGCCAGTTGCGTGGTGCCTGCAGAAACCGCCAGGGCGATGGCGCTCCACTTCATCACTTTCATTGTGATTGCTCCTTTGGTTTTGAAATTATCTGCCATCACAGTGCCGCGGTGACGGCTCTTTCTTTTTGTCGGCGCTAACTTATAGCACGCGTGTAGCCTTGGCGATAGTTGCCCAATTAATCACGCGAAAACTTTACGGGACTGTCGCAAACCTGCATGAACTATGTCGCATTCAGGTAGCTTCGATGTTGCAAAAAGAGATTGCACTCCCCGTTTGCCGCATCTCGTTCGACGCGTCAGTCAGTGTGGTTCGGTTCTCCATTGACCACTTTCTGGTTCAGTTCGGCGCCATGATCGTGTCGGTATCCAGGCACGAGGACGGCGGCGAGTCCTTCCTCCCTAGCAACAACCGTGCACAACTGCACTGTCGCCGCTGTGCATCGCAAGAACTGCGGTGCGATAGCGCATTTCACGGTTTCCGTTGCGGTTTTGCAATAAACAGCTTGATGTGGTGTTTGACTCGGTTTTTGACGGTGCGTACTGATTTGACGATTTTTCTACGTTTTTCAGCGCTCTTGTACGTGAAATCGCATCGTGCGGCCTGTTGTCGGAATCTGTTCTGTCGTCTGTGCACGGAGCTGGGGCAGGGCTGTCAGGGGTGCGCTCTGTGAGAGTGCGTCCGGCGGGCGTGTTCGTTGGGCGGCTGCTCTAGTATTCTGCGCGCCCTTTAGTCCTTGTGCGGGGCTGGTCTTATTTCACGCGTTCGTCGAACAGGAGAGGTGGTTATGTTCGTCCTGGATTCCCGTCTGAAGCAGGACACAGTCCTGGTGGGGGATTTTCCTTTGAGCAGCCTGCTGCTGATGAATGACTCGCAGTACCCGTGGTTCATCCTGGTGCCGCGTCGCGAAGATGTCAGCGAGGTGTTCCAGCTCGATGCCGATGATCAGCAGCAACTCTGGCGAGAGGCTACTCAACTGGCGGAAATCCTCAAGGATACGTTTTGTGCCGACAAGATGAATGTTGCCAATCTTGGTAACGTCGTCAGTCAGCTGCATGTGCATGTAATCGTCCGTCGCCGTGACGACGCGGCCTGGCCGGGGCCGGTCTGGGGCCGTCATCCCGCGGTGCCTTACTCCGTCGATGAGTTGGCGGAAGTTCGCGAGAAGCTGGGCATGGCGCTTGGCGATGGTTTCCGTTTCGCGCAGGAGTGAGTGATGGAGCTGGAAGATCGTATGGCTGACCTGGAGAGCCGGCTGGCGTTCCAGGACGATGCGCTGCAGACCCTGAGCGATGTGGTCTATGAGCAGGAGCGGGTGATCGAGCGGTTGCGCCTGCAGATGCAGGCTCTGATCAAGCGCCTCGAGGATCTTCAGGGGCAGGTTGGCGTGTCCGAGGACGAGGCGCCTCCGCCGCATTACTAAGAGACATGAAAAAGCCCGCCATCTGGCGGGCTTTTCGTTATGGCGGTTCAGCGGCGGTTGGGGAGGGCTGCGATCACATCTTCGGCTTGAAGTCCCTTGTCGCGCTGGACTATGGAGAACTCAACGCGCTGGCCTTCGATCAGGATGCGGTGACCTTCTCCACGAATGGCGCGGAAGTGCACGAAGATGTCTTCGCCGGTGTCGCGGGAAATGAAGCCGAAGCCCTTGGATGTGTTGAACCACTTCACCGTGCCGGTTTCGCGGTTTTCATCGCTGGTTGGAATGTAGCTGGGGGCTGGCCTGCTGTTCTTCAGGCTGGCGATCCACTGCAGCGCCACTGCCGCGGCCAGGCTCAGCAGGGGGAGGAGGATCGCGGGCTGTTCGCCGATGAATGGCAGCGGTGCGAGCAGGATCAGTATCTGCAGCACGATGGCCAGGACGAGCAGAGCGCTCGAGAGGCTCTGCAGTGCAGAGGGTTGCTTTGAGCTGAGGCTTGGCGCGAGCAGCACGCTGGTCAGGCCGAGCAGGGTCAGATAAATGGCATCGCTCTGTTGCAGGTAGGGGAGTGCATCGCTGCGGAAGCTGGGGACCAGCGACAGCAGGAGGGCTGCAATGCCCGACAGTAAGTGGACGATCTTCAACATGGCTACGGATTCACCTTGGCGGTAACTAGGAAACAGCCGTCCACCGGTGCAGCGCCGAGTAAAGTGGTGAAAGCGTGCCGGACGGCCTATGCGCGGGCGCGCACGGTCGTATTTAACCGCAATCCAGTAAGCTACTCAAATCAACCGCTTAGGCAGTTTGCAGAGAGGAGAAGCCCGTCTCGAGGCGGGCTTCTTTCTATATACGCATCAACTGGCGAGCAGGCTGCGGAGCATCCAGGCCGTCTTCTCGTGCACCTGCATGCGCTGGGTTAGCAGGTCGGCGGTCGGTTCGTCGTTGACCTTGTCCAGCAGCGGGAACAGGCCGCGTGCGGTGCGTACCACTGCTTCCTGTCCCTGTATCAGTTGTCGGATCATCTCGCTTGCATCCGGCACGCCCTCCTCTTCCTTGATCGAGGAGAGTCGGGCGTATGCGGCATAAGTGCCCGGTGCGGGGAAGCCCAGTGCGCGAATGCGCTCCGCTATGCTGTCGACCGCCAGCGCGAGCTCGCTGTACTGTCCTTCGAACATCAGGTGCAGAGTGTTGAACATCGGGCCGGTGACGTTCCAGTGGAAGTTGTGGGTCTTCAGGTAGAGTGTGTAGGTGTCGGCCAGTAGTCGTGACAGGCCTTCGGCAATGACGGCGCGATCGTGTTCAGCGATTCCAATGTTGATTTCCACGGCGACCTCCTCATCGTTCGTCTGTCGATTGGTTTCTCGGGGGTCAGGCTAACATCGCTGCGCGCGCAATCCTCTTGGCATCTGTCAAGGTACCCGATAGGCAGATTCTATTGAATTGGCAGTTGTGGGGGCGCGAGCAGCGTATGTTGGGCTGGCTGCAAGCCTTGGATTTTTCAGGCTATAATCCGCGCCTTTGCCGCGGGATGCGGGCCCGTGGCGCTGTCTCAGCCAAGGTGTCCGATGCCGATTTACGAATATCAGTGCCAATCCTGCGCACATCAGTTGGAAGCCATTCAGAAGTTCAGTGATGCGCCGTTGGTCGATTGCCCGGCCTGCCAGGCCCCTGAATTGAAGAAGATGTTGTCGGCGCCAGGCTTCCGTCTGGGCGGACGCGGTTGGTACGAGACCGACTTCAAGACCGGAGCGAAGAAGAATCTGGCTTCCGGTGATGCTCCTGCGGCCTGTCCGGCCACCGGATGCGGTGGTGGCGGCTGCTCCGCCAGCGAATGAGCGGTTCCCTAGAATTCAAGACTTTCGAGAAGCGAAACACACCATGATGCGCAGCCATTATTGCGGCCAGTTGAACGAGAGCCTGGACGGCCAGGAAGTCACTCTTTGCGGTTGGGTCCACCGTCGCCGCGACCACGGCGGGGTAATCTTCCTCGATGTGCGTGATCGCGAGGGCCTGGCCCAGGTCGTGTTCGACCCGGATCGTGTCGAGACCTTCGCCAAGGCCGACCGCGTGCGCAGCGAGTACGTGGTGAAGATTACCGGCAAGGTACGCCTGCGCCCTGAAGGCGCGCGCAATGCCAACATGGCTTCCGGCGCCATTGAAGTGCTGGGTTACGAGCTGGAAGTGCTGAACCAGGCCGAGACTCCGCCGTTCCCGCTGGACGAATACTCCGATGTGGGCGAGGAAACACGCCTGCGTTACCGCTTCATCGATCTGCGTCGCCCGGAAATGGCCGCCAAGCTGAAATTGCGTGCACGCATCACCAGCAGCATCCGCCGTTACCTGGATGACAATGGTTTCCTCGATGTCGAAACCCCGATCCTTGGCCGCCCGACCCCTGAAGGCGCGCGCGATTACCTGGTGCCGAGCCGTACCTATCCGGGGCACTTCTTCGCTCTGCCGCAGTCGCCCCAGTTGTTCAAGCAACTGCTGATGGTGGCCGGTTTCGACCGCTACTACCAGATTGCCAAGTGCTTCCGCGACGAAGACCTGCGTGCCGACCGCCAGCCGGAGTTCACCCAGATCGACATCGAGACCAGCTTCCTTGACGAAAGCGACATCATCGAGATCACCGAGAAGATGGTTCGCCAGCTGTTCAAGGAGGTGCTGAACGTCGAGTTCGACGAGTTCCCGCACATGTCCTTCGAAGAAGCCATGCGCCGCTATGGTTCGGATAAGCCGGACCTGCGTATCCCGCTGGAGCTGGTCGACGTTGCCGATCAGTTGAAGGAAGTGGAGTTCAAGGTCTTCTCCGGCCCGGCCAATGATCCGAAGGGCCGCGTCGCCGCCCTGCGCGTACCGGGCGCCGCCTCCATGCCGCGCAGCCAGATCGATGACTACACCAAGTTCGTCGGCATCTACGGTGCCAAGGGCCTGGCCTACATCAAGGTCAACGAACGCGCCAAGGGCGTGGAAGGCCTGCAATCGCCGATCGTCAAGTTCATCCCGGAAGCCAACCTGAACGTGATCCTCGATCGCGTCGGTGCGGTCGACGGCGACATCGTGTTCTTCGGCGCCGACAAGGCCAAGATCGTCTGCGATGCCCTGGGCGCGCTGCGTATCAAGGTCGGCCATGACCTCAAGCTGCTCACCAAGGAGTGGGCGCCGATGTGGGTTGTGGACTTCCCGATGTTCGAAGAGAACGACGACGGCAGCCTGACGTCCCTGCACCACCCGTTCACTGCGCCCAAGTGCTCTCCGGAAGAGCTTGAGGCCAACCCGGCCGACAAGCTGTCCCGTGCCTACGACATGGTGCTCAACGGCACCGAACTGGGCGGTGGTTCCATCCGTATCCACGACAAGGCCATGCAGCAGGCTGTATTCCGCGTGCTGGGCATCGACGATGCGGAGCAGGAAGAGAAGTTCGGCTTCCTCCTCGACGCCCTCAAGTACGGCGCGCCGCCGCACGGTGGCCTGGCCTTCGGTCTGGACCGTCTGGTGATGCTGATGACCGGCGCGGCCTCGATCCGCGAAGTCATCGCCTTCCCGAAAACCCAGAGCGCTGGCGACGTTATGACGCAGGCTCCGGG
The Pseudomonas triclosanedens DNA segment above includes these coding regions:
- a CDS encoding PaaI family thioesterase; the encoded protein is MNAAQVQAFIRAGLPMADDMDFRIEALEGRSAFARIPFHGRLVRPGGTVSGPTIMALADAAMYAVILAQLENVEMAVTSNLNINFLSKPKPEDLLAEAKILKLGRRQVVCEVSVYSVSNPQELVAHVTGTYVLPM
- a CDS encoding Dps family protein; amino-acid sequence: MEINIGIAEHDRAVIAEGLSRLLADTYTLYLKTHNFHWNVTGPMFNTLHLMFEGQYSELALAVDSIAERIRALGFPAPGTYAAYARLSSIKEEEGVPDASEMIRQLIQGQEAVVRTARGLFPLLDKVNDEPTADLLTQRMQVHEKTAWMLRSLLAS
- a CDS encoding cold-shock protein; protein product: MLKIVHLLSGIAALLLSLVPSFRSDALPYLQQSDAIYLTLLGLTSVLLAPSLSSKQPSALQSLSSALLVLAIVLQILILLAPLPFIGEQPAILLPLLSLAAAVALQWIASLKNSRPAPSYIPTSDENRETGTVKWFNTSKGFGFISRDTGEDIFVHFRAIRGEGHRILIEGQRVEFSIVQRDKGLQAEDVIAALPNRR
- a CDS encoding TlpA disulfide reductase family protein; the protein is MGVRLRILIGLFAGLILAGCSADYGTDQHGQKVPAASIDGQWLVINYWADWCAPCRTEIPELNRLAKEGKGKGYRVLGVNFDGLRDADLGKSAQTMGIDFTVLADDPAQRYELPRSEALPVTYIIDPEGKVREQLLGEQTAAGLTARLSALREEKR
- a CDS encoding FmdB family zinc ribbon protein gives rise to the protein MPIYEYQCQSCAHQLEAIQKFSDAPLVDCPACQAPELKKMLSAPGFRLGGRGWYETDFKTGAKKNLASGDAPAACPATGCGGGGCSASE
- a CDS encoding proline--tRNA ligase; this translates as MRTSQYLLSTLKETPSDAVVISHQLMLRAGMIRKLASGLYTWLPLGLRVLRKVENIVREEMNAAGALEVLMPAIQPAELWQESGRWQQYGPELLRLKDRHDRDFCVGPTHEEVITDLARNELNSYKQLPINMYQIQTKFRDEIRPRFGLMRGREFIMKDAYSFHTSQESLQATYDVMYDAYSKIFTRLGLDFRAVQADNGSIGGSGSHEFHVLAGSGEDDIVFGESTDYAANIEKAEALPRETARGAASEELRLVDTPDTKTIAALVEKFGVPIEKTIKTLVVHAAEEGKLIALIVRGDHELNEIKAGNHPLVASPLQMASEADIKAAIGAAPGSLGPLNLPLPCIIDRSVALMSDFAAGANVDDKHYFGVNWERDLPVPEVADLRNVVEGDPSPDGKGTLVIRRGIEVGHIFQLGTKYSEAMKLSVLGESGKPVTLIMGCYGIGVSRVVAAAIEQNYDDRGILWPAALAPFQIAIVPMKYENEAVRAAADKLYADLTAAGFEVLLDDRDKKTSPGVKFADMELIGIPHRIVVSERGLEEGALEYKGRRDTESQSVSLADLQAFITAKIRN
- a CDS encoding SlyX family protein translates to MELEDRMADLESRLAFQDDALQTLSDVVYEQERVIERLRLQMQALIKRLEDLQGQVGVSEDEAPPPHY
- a CDS encoding PilZ domain-containing protein, with amino-acid sequence MTLNTLRLEVPDILEEDSDAMSNLAAGLLESRRLPLQEGLQKALGTLFRLNRCALTLLERQRALQSLTEEYRHYSQLIRQDKLLPALFVHFCTELAAGFKRLLLQILHGHKPSRPHMAWCLYMAQHFLAQALLRHYQQYQQPPGSLWRDSHLLYWIGEHQDCLDEPVAAAFDPTPAGTLRGLYQQTLLLALSNPFHLTEGEAPQLFSALASLAALARLQAWDEEEQESYLVDLGSDQPCISHEQAGDAPAEQLRRLELGALLIALHDPAPLRKLDQSLLLERVRHHWLGHQERRHERSEQSGSCRLVVGLATIQQHLLTADTLNCCPATLLDTSPGGARINCPGNRAGQFPVGQLLLILNDNGTPTLAIVRWRHLNSDGLHLGLRYLKGLPRPVWLRRAPDAQRHPGVLQSTPEPGNGWYHGLWLQQGHFVEGENLWLQLASFDNQTILPLPSANLSTPQVSRHPLRLA
- a CDS encoding acylphosphatase, encoding MARVCLHGYISGKVQGVFYRQSTQEQAERLDIDGWVRNLDDGRVEVLLEGEEGAVRELEKWLARGPVKAKVSAVELEPMTPQGVTGFIVRR
- a CDS encoding HIT family protein; this translates as MFVLDSRLKQDTVLVGDFPLSSLLLMNDSQYPWFILVPRREDVSEVFQLDADDQQQLWREATQLAEILKDTFCADKMNVANLGNVVSQLHVHVIVRRRDDAAWPGPVWGRHPAVPYSVDELAEVREKLGMALGDGFRFAQE
- a CDS encoding OprD family porin encodes the protein MKVMKWSAIALAVSAGTTQLAMAEPFVGNQADSKGFVEDSSLNFLVRNYYFNRDQRNGGGNVADSSKASGYKNGYREEWTQGFWGNYSSGFTQGTVGFGVDAFGYLGLKLDSGRGRTGTENLAISDDGTPQDSFGKAGAAVKVRVSKTELKAGDMQPTAPVFAVGGTRLLPQTASGLAIMSSEIDGLDLEGGHYYSGTSQNDTSHDGEIWANYAGESAKTADFIGGKYAFNDSFSASLYGAKLEDIWNQYYVNLNYTLPIADNQSLGFDFNYYNTQDEGKSKAGDINNNTFSLAAAYTISAHTFTLAFQKVNGDTPFDYIGIGDNNKGGDSIFLANSVQYSDFNGPGEKSWQARYDLNMAEYGVPGLTFMGRYINGKDIDGTNVDLSTSAYVVHNDDGTVSSLYGKDGKHHETNLEAKYVIQEGAAKDLSFRIRQAWHRGNSDQGEGDVDEFRLIVDYPLSVL